CTGCGCTTTTCCAACGGTCACTTCACCATGATCGGCCTGAAGGTGGATGGCAAGAACCTGCTGCGCGCCTACTCCATCGCCAGCCCCAACTACGAAGAGCATCTGGAGTTCCTGTCCATCAAGGTACCCGAAGGCCCTCTGACCTCCAAGCTGCAGAACATCCAGGTGGGTGACACCATCATCGTGGGCAAGAAGCCCACAGGCACGCTGCTGATCGACTATCTGCTGCCCGGCAAGAATCTGTATCTGATCGGCACGGGCACCGGCCTGGCTCCCTGGCTGGCCGTGGCGCGCGACCCCGAGACCTATGAGCGTTTCGACAACGTGGTCGTGGTGCATGGCGTGCGTCAGGTGCAGGAGCTGGCCTATCAGGAGCTGTTCGAGAAGGAATTGCCCGAACATGAATTCCTCGGCGATATCGTCAAGGGCAAGCTGCATTACTACCCCACGGTGACGCGCGAGCCCTTCCGCAATCAGGGCCGTATCTCGGCACAGATCAACAACGGCACCTTCCCGCAGAATCTGGGTCTGCCCGATCTGAATCCCGAGACTGATCGCGTCATGCTGTGCGGCAGCCCCGCCATGCTGTCCGAACTCAAGGAACTGCTGGAAAAGCGCGGTTTCAAGGAAGGCAATACCACCACACCAGGCGACTTCGTCATCGAACGCGCATTTGTGGAAAAATAACAGTCTGTAACGCGACTAATGCAAGCCTGCGGATGCGCAGGCTTTTTTATTTTTAATGCTTCAATCAACAAAAATATTTATTTCGGCGGCTATAGCATGCTTGCTGGTTTATGGTCT
This window of the Comamonas testosteroni genome carries:
- a CDS encoding ferredoxin--NADP reductase — encoded protein: MSAFLEERVLSVHHWTDRLFSFTTTRDTSLRFSNGHFTMIGLKVDGKNLLRAYSIASPNYEEHLEFLSIKVPEGPLTSKLQNIQVGDTIIVGKKPTGTLLIDYLLPGKNLYLIGTGTGLAPWLAVARDPETYERFDNVVVVHGVRQVQELAYQELFEKELPEHEFLGDIVKGKLHYYPTVTREPFRNQGRISAQINNGTFPQNLGLPDLNPETDRVMLCGSPAMLSELKELLEKRGFKEGNTTTPGDFVIERAFVEK